Proteins from a genomic interval of Medicago truncatula cultivar Jemalong A17 chromosome 3, MtrunA17r5.0-ANR, whole genome shotgun sequence:
- the LOC25490728 gene encoding poly(A)-specific ribonuclease PARN isoform X1: protein MKLRTLPSSSALSRVLSRALSSSTATTSTLQQCESAFPSKTVTVANFESSLAELRHHVRSSDFVAIDLEMTGVTSSPWRDSFQFDRSDVRYLKVRDSASRFAVVQFGVCPFRWDSSNQSFVAYPYNFYVFPRQELSGFGPCNEFLCQTTSMDFLAKYQFDFNACIYEGISYLSREQEREAIRSWNSTHDSECSDISKLNDVRGGIPSVSMADILFTARIRDKFSEWRDGLLQEQSRSDQIQGSRKDSKQQFQLIFFKTHPALKLDGFTSRQLKLIQLVIKKHFKDLSYINVNEVSGSQQIVVYTDSEDELNLLLKEVKEENHRAKEVKIQAAVGFRHVIDLLSSEQKLIVGHNCFLDIAHVYSKFIGPLPGTPEKFVASVNKCFPHIVDTKILMNTNSMLQERMKKSRKSLASAFSMFCPQIAAGSKSTELVTPSQVKVTVEVDDSRSSSWNPGGKHEAGYDAFMTGCIFAQLCSDLGVDFKLHESSKQLAFNEKLQKYINHLYLSYLHGDIIDLNTGYTVENSSPSYNLKRRYQQILFENIVIIWGFPSNLKASEVRECLSKVFGLTSVVSVYHLDATAVFVQFNKTQLVSDFLLLKESLERSNGPISVLHPLGKLLEGGNTCAANYDAYKEICGSPLSETLFADQAKAVGMKWKTKLVEYKESLRSGEHENPTIEENVNDAAMSL from the exons ATGAAGCTACGAACACTTCCTTCTTCTTCGGCACTATCACGTGTTCTATCACGTGCCCTATCCTCTTCAACCGCCACAACAAGCACACTACAGCAATGCGAATCAGCGTTTCCATCGAAGACGGTCACCGTTGCAAACTTCGAATCGTCGTTAGCTGAGCTCCGGCACCATGTCCGGTCGTCGGACTTCGTCGCCATCGACCTCGAGATGACCGGCGTTACAAGTTCTCCCTGGCGTGATTCATTCCAGTTTGATCGCTCCGATGTCCGGTATCTCAAGGTTAGAGACTCCGCCAGTAGGTTCGCCGTTGTTCAGTTCGGCGTTTGTCCTTTCCGATGGGATTCGTCTAACCAGTCCTTCGTCGCATATCC GTACAATTTCTATGTTTTTCCACGTCAAGAGCTTTCTGGTTTTGGCCCATGTAATGAATTTCTCTGCCAGACTACTTCGATGGACTTCTTGGCTAAATACCAGTTTGATTTTAATGCATGCATATATGAAG GAATATCTTATTTATCCAGAGAACAAGAAAGGGAAGCAATAAGGAGTTGGAATTCAACACATGATAGTGAGTGTTCAGACATTTCTAAATTAAATGATGTTAGGGGGGGCATACCTTCTGTCAGCATGGCAGACATTTTATTCACTGCACGAATAAGAGATAAGTTCAGTGAATGGCGTGATGGGTTATTACAGGAGCAAAGTCGGTCAGACCAAATTCAAGGATCTCGAAAAGACtcaaaacaacaatttcaattgattttctttAAGACACATCCAGCTCTCAAGCTGGATGGATTCACCTCACGTCAGCTTAAGTTGATTCAGTTG GTCATCAAAAAGCACTTCAAAGATCTTTCTTATATCAATGTGAACGAGGTTTCTGGTTCCCAACAAATAGTTGTGTATACAGACTCGGAGGATGAACTAAACTTACTTTTG AAGGAGGTAAAAGAGGAGAATCACAGGGCAAAAGAGGTGAAGATCCAAGCTGCAGTTGGATTTCGCCATGTTATTGATCTCCTTTCATCAGAACAGAAGTTGATAGTTGGTCATAACTGTTTTCTAG ATATTGCTCATGTCTACAGCAAATTTATTGGTCCTCTTCCTGGGACTCCAGAAAAGTTTGTTGCCTCTGTTAACAAGTGCTTTCCACACATTGTTGACACCAAAATACTCATGAACACTAATTCTATGCTTcaagaaagaatgaaaaagtCCAGAAAATCACTTGCCTCTGCATTTTCTATGTTTTGTCCACAAATTGCTGCTGGCTCCAAAAGCACCGAGCTAGTTACACCATCCCAAGTGAAAGTAACCGTTGAAGTCGATGATTCAAG ATCGTCTAGCTGGAATCCTGGAGGCAAGCATGAGGCAGGATATGATGCTTTCATGACTGGATGTATCTTTGCCCAGTTATGCAGTGATTTAGGAGTTGATTTTAAACTCCATGAATCTTCAAAACAATTAGCTTTCAATGAGAAACTACAGAAGTACATTAATCATCTATATCTTAGTTATTTGCACGGGGATATTATAGATCTAAATACCGGTTATACGGTTGAAAATTCTTCACCAAGCTATAACCTCAAGAGACGGTACCAACAAATTTTGTTTGAGAACATTGTTATTATCTGGGGATTTCCTTCTAACCTGAAGGCAAGTGAAGTACGAGAGTGTTTATCTAAAGTTTTCGGTTTAACTTCTGTAGTTTCTGTCTACCACTTGGATGCAACAGCAGTGTTCGTTCAGTTTAACAAGACTCAATTAGTTTCCGACTTTCTTTTGTTGAAGGAAAGCTTAGAGAGAAGTAATGGTCCAATCTCGGTTTTGCATCCGCTGGGAAAACTTTTGGAAGGTGGAAATACATGTGCTGCTAATTATGATGCTTATAAAGAAATTTGTGGTTCACCCTTATCAGAAACTCTGTTTGCTGATCAGGCAAAGGCAGTTGGCATGAAGTGGAAAACCAAATTGGTTGAATACAAGGAATCGTTGAGGAGTGGCGAACATGAAAATCCAACTATAGAAGAGAATGTAAATGATGCAGCTATGAGTTTGTAG
- the LOC25490728 gene encoding poly(A)-specific ribonuclease PARN isoform X3, with product MIEQSRSDQIQGSRKDSKQQFQLIFFKTHPALKLDGFTSRQLKLIQLVIKKHFKDLSYINVNEVSGSQQIVVYTDSEDELNLLLKEVKEENHRAKEVKIQAAVGFRHVIDLLSSEQKLIVGHNCFLDIAHVYSKFIGPLPGTPEKFVASVNKCFPHIVDTKILMNTNSMLQERMKKSRKSLASAFSMFCPQIAAGSKSTELVTPSQVKVTVEVDDSRSSSWNPGGKHEAGYDAFMTGCIFAQLCSDLGVDFKLHESSKQLAFNEKLQKYINHLYLSYLHGDIIDLNTGYTVENSSPSYNLKRRYQQILFENIVIIWGFPSNLKASEVRECLSKVFGLTSVVSVYHLDATAVFVQFNKTQLVSDFLLLKESLERSNGPISVLHPLGKLLEGGNTCAANYDAYKEICGSPLSETLFADQAKAVGMKWKTKLVEYKESLRSGEHENPTIEENVNDAAMSL from the exons ATGATA GAGCAAAGTCGGTCAGACCAAATTCAAGGATCTCGAAAAGACtcaaaacaacaatttcaattgattttctttAAGACACATCCAGCTCTCAAGCTGGATGGATTCACCTCACGTCAGCTTAAGTTGATTCAGTTG GTCATCAAAAAGCACTTCAAAGATCTTTCTTATATCAATGTGAACGAGGTTTCTGGTTCCCAACAAATAGTTGTGTATACAGACTCGGAGGATGAACTAAACTTACTTTTG AAGGAGGTAAAAGAGGAGAATCACAGGGCAAAAGAGGTGAAGATCCAAGCTGCAGTTGGATTTCGCCATGTTATTGATCTCCTTTCATCAGAACAGAAGTTGATAGTTGGTCATAACTGTTTTCTAG ATATTGCTCATGTCTACAGCAAATTTATTGGTCCTCTTCCTGGGACTCCAGAAAAGTTTGTTGCCTCTGTTAACAAGTGCTTTCCACACATTGTTGACACCAAAATACTCATGAACACTAATTCTATGCTTcaagaaagaatgaaaaagtCCAGAAAATCACTTGCCTCTGCATTTTCTATGTTTTGTCCACAAATTGCTGCTGGCTCCAAAAGCACCGAGCTAGTTACACCATCCCAAGTGAAAGTAACCGTTGAAGTCGATGATTCAAG ATCGTCTAGCTGGAATCCTGGAGGCAAGCATGAGGCAGGATATGATGCTTTCATGACTGGATGTATCTTTGCCCAGTTATGCAGTGATTTAGGAGTTGATTTTAAACTCCATGAATCTTCAAAACAATTAGCTTTCAATGAGAAACTACAGAAGTACATTAATCATCTATATCTTAGTTATTTGCACGGGGATATTATAGATCTAAATACCGGTTATACGGTTGAAAATTCTTCACCAAGCTATAACCTCAAGAGACGGTACCAACAAATTTTGTTTGAGAACATTGTTATTATCTGGGGATTTCCTTCTAACCTGAAGGCAAGTGAAGTACGAGAGTGTTTATCTAAAGTTTTCGGTTTAACTTCTGTAGTTTCTGTCTACCACTTGGATGCAACAGCAGTGTTCGTTCAGTTTAACAAGACTCAATTAGTTTCCGACTTTCTTTTGTTGAAGGAAAGCTTAGAGAGAAGTAATGGTCCAATCTCGGTTTTGCATCCGCTGGGAAAACTTTTGGAAGGTGGAAATACATGTGCTGCTAATTATGATGCTTATAAAGAAATTTGTGGTTCACCCTTATCAGAAACTCTGTTTGCTGATCAGGCAAAGGCAGTTGGCATGAAGTGGAAAACCAAATTGGTTGAATACAAGGAATCGTTGAGGAGTGGCGAACATGAAAATCCAACTATAGAAGAGAATGTAAATGATGCAGCTATGAGTTTGTAG
- the LOC25490728 gene encoding poly(A)-specific ribonuclease PARN isoform X2, translating to MADILFTARIRDKFSEWRDGLLQEQSRSDQIQGSRKDSKQQFQLIFFKTHPALKLDGFTSRQLKLIQLVIKKHFKDLSYINVNEVSGSQQIVVYTDSEDELNLLLKEVKEENHRAKEVKIQAAVGFRHVIDLLSSEQKLIVGHNCFLDIAHVYSKFIGPLPGTPEKFVASVNKCFPHIVDTKILMNTNSMLQERMKKSRKSLASAFSMFCPQIAAGSKSTELVTPSQVKVTVEVDDSRSSSWNPGGKHEAGYDAFMTGCIFAQLCSDLGVDFKLHESSKQLAFNEKLQKYINHLYLSYLHGDIIDLNTGYTVENSSPSYNLKRRYQQILFENIVIIWGFPSNLKASEVRECLSKVFGLTSVVSVYHLDATAVFVQFNKTQLVSDFLLLKESLERSNGPISVLHPLGKLLEGGNTCAANYDAYKEICGSPLSETLFADQAKAVGMKWKTKLVEYKESLRSGEHENPTIEENVNDAAMSL from the exons ATGGCAGACATTTTATTCACTGCACGAATAAGAGATAAGTTCAGTGAATGGCGTGATGGGTTATTACAGGAGCAAAGTCGGTCAGACCAAATTCAAGGATCTCGAAAAGACtcaaaacaacaatttcaattgattttctttAAGACACATCCAGCTCTCAAGCTGGATGGATTCACCTCACGTCAGCTTAAGTTGATTCAGTTG GTCATCAAAAAGCACTTCAAAGATCTTTCTTATATCAATGTGAACGAGGTTTCTGGTTCCCAACAAATAGTTGTGTATACAGACTCGGAGGATGAACTAAACTTACTTTTG AAGGAGGTAAAAGAGGAGAATCACAGGGCAAAAGAGGTGAAGATCCAAGCTGCAGTTGGATTTCGCCATGTTATTGATCTCCTTTCATCAGAACAGAAGTTGATAGTTGGTCATAACTGTTTTCTAG ATATTGCTCATGTCTACAGCAAATTTATTGGTCCTCTTCCTGGGACTCCAGAAAAGTTTGTTGCCTCTGTTAACAAGTGCTTTCCACACATTGTTGACACCAAAATACTCATGAACACTAATTCTATGCTTcaagaaagaatgaaaaagtCCAGAAAATCACTTGCCTCTGCATTTTCTATGTTTTGTCCACAAATTGCTGCTGGCTCCAAAAGCACCGAGCTAGTTACACCATCCCAAGTGAAAGTAACCGTTGAAGTCGATGATTCAAG ATCGTCTAGCTGGAATCCTGGAGGCAAGCATGAGGCAGGATATGATGCTTTCATGACTGGATGTATCTTTGCCCAGTTATGCAGTGATTTAGGAGTTGATTTTAAACTCCATGAATCTTCAAAACAATTAGCTTTCAATGAGAAACTACAGAAGTACATTAATCATCTATATCTTAGTTATTTGCACGGGGATATTATAGATCTAAATACCGGTTATACGGTTGAAAATTCTTCACCAAGCTATAACCTCAAGAGACGGTACCAACAAATTTTGTTTGAGAACATTGTTATTATCTGGGGATTTCCTTCTAACCTGAAGGCAAGTGAAGTACGAGAGTGTTTATCTAAAGTTTTCGGTTTAACTTCTGTAGTTTCTGTCTACCACTTGGATGCAACAGCAGTGTTCGTTCAGTTTAACAAGACTCAATTAGTTTCCGACTTTCTTTTGTTGAAGGAAAGCTTAGAGAGAAGTAATGGTCCAATCTCGGTTTTGCATCCGCTGGGAAAACTTTTGGAAGGTGGAAATACATGTGCTGCTAATTATGATGCTTATAAAGAAATTTGTGGTTCACCCTTATCAGAAACTCTGTTTGCTGATCAGGCAAAGGCAGTTGGCATGAAGTGGAAAACCAAATTGGTTGAATACAAGGAATCGTTGAGGAGTGGCGAACATGAAAATCCAACTATAGAAGAGAATGTAAATGATGCAGCTATGAGTTTGTAG
- the LOC25490729 gene encoding uncharacterized protein, which produces MKIKYFSFLCICVQLLIVVVAIMPFENGKQFGETKEPKTNVGVDEYAHTLGISAILQGDGGNKNKGESENVIKFPSGGRWGYGSNVVDFRSGGKGSRSGNIVHFPGGENEGGGGRAGDNG; this is translated from the exons ATGAAAATCAAGTATTTTAGTTTCTTGTGCATATGTGTGCAACTTCTTATCGTTGTTGTAGCAATTATGCCTTTCGAGAATGGAAAACAAT TTGGTGAAACAAAAGAACCAAAGACAAATGTTGGGGTAGATGAATATGCACATACGTTGGGAATAAGTGCAATCTTGCAAGGCGACGGTGGGAACAAAAACAAGGGTGAAAGTGAAAACGTCATAAAATTTCCTAGTGGTGGAAGATGGGGCTATGGTTCAAATGTCGTAGACTTTCGTAGTGGTGGAAAAGGGAGCCGCAGTGGAAATATCGTACACTTCCCTGGCGGTGAAAACGAGGGCGGCGGCGGCAGAGCGGGTGACAATGGATAG